The segment ATCGGCTTCCGGACCATCCAGGGCCTCGGCGCGGGTGGCCTGATGGTCGGCGTGATGGCGATCATCGGCGACCTCATCCCGCCCCGCGAGCGCGGCAAGTACCAGGGCATGATGGCCGGCGTGATGGCCCTCGCCATGATCGGCGGCCCCCTCGTCGGCGGCACCATCACCGACCACTGGGGCTGGCGCTGGTCCTTCTACATCAACCTGCCCCTCGGCGCCGTCGCCCTCGCCATGGTCAGCACCGTCCTGCACCTGCCGAAGAAGCAGCGCGCCACCGGCACCCGGATCGACTTCCTCGGTGCCGCACTCCTGACCGTCGGCATCACCGCGATCGTCCTCGTCACCACCTGGGGCGGCACGGAGTACGCCTGGAGCTCGGCGACCATCGTCGGCCTCGCGGTCGGTGGAGCCGCCGCCCTCGCCGCCTTCCTGTGGGTGGAGACCAAGGCCGAGGACCCGATCATGCCGCTGCACATCTTCCGCAGCCGCAACTTCACCCTGATGTCCCTGATCGGCTTCATCACCGGCTTCGTGATGTTCGGCGCGGTCCTCTACCTGCCGATCTTCCAGCAGTCCGTCCAGGGCGCCTCGGCGACCAACTCCGGGCTGCTGCTCCTGCCGATGCTGCTCGCGATGATGGTCGTCTCGCTGGTCGTCGGCCGCTTCACCACCAGCACCGGCAAGTACAAGATCTTCCCGATCGCGGGCGGCGTCCTCATGACGGTCGGCCTCTTCCTGCTCTCCACGATGGACACCGGCAGCTCGCGGCTGACCTCCGGGATCTACATGGCCGTCCTCGGTGCCGGCATGGGCTTCATGATGCAGATCACCATGCTGGTCGCCCAGAACAGCGTCGAGATGAAGGACATGGGCGTCGCCTCGTCCTCCACCACCCTGTTCCGGACGCTCGGCTCCTCCTTCGGCGTCGCGATCATGGGCGCGCTCTTCACGAGCCGCGTCCAGGACGAGATGGCGACGCAGGGCGGATCCGGGCTCACCGAGCGGACCGCCCAGCTCGACGCGGCGAGCCTGGCCAAGCTGCCGGCGGCGCTCCGCGAGGCCTACCAGGAGGCCGTGGCCTCGGGTACGCACGGTGCCTTCCTGCTCGCCGGTGCGGTCTCCGTCCTGGCCTTCGTCTTCGCCCTCTTCGTCAAGGAGGTGGCGCTCCGCGGCGCCGGTCCCGCGACGGCCCCGAAGGCCGCCGCGGGCGACGACGAGGTGAAGGTCGCCGAGACGGTCTGACCATCTGGTGAGGCGGTCGTACGAGGGTGGGGCCGGTCCTGGAAAAGGACCGGCCCCACCCTCGTACTCCCACGGCGGTCTTCAGTCCGCCGGCCGCAGGATCGGGAAGCTTCCCGTGTTCGTCGGCGCGTGATCGGGCAGCCACAGCACCGCGATCGCGCCGCCCACCCCGTTCGGCGCCGCCTCGGAGGCCACGTTCCGGAAGGTCAGCCGGGCGCCGAGGACCCGCGCCTGGCCCGCCGCGATCGTCAGACCCAGGCCGTGGCCCTGACCCGCGCGGTCGCTCGTACCCGTACGGAACCGGCTCGGCCCCTCCTTGAGCAGCGCCTCCGGGAAACCGGGACCGTGGTCGCGGACGCGCACGACCCGGCCCTCGACGGTGACCTCCACCGGCGGCTTGCCGTGCTTGGCGGCGTTCGCGAGGAGGTTGCCCAGGACGCGCTCCAGGCGCCGCGGGTCGGTGTTCACCCAGGAGTCGTGGACGACCCGGACGACCACCTCGGGGTCGAGGGCCCGCATCCGCCGCTCCACGAACTCGCCGAGCGCGATCTCCTGCAGTTCCGCCCGCTCCGACGCGCTGTCGAGCCGGGCCACCTCCAGGACGTCCTCGACCAGCGTCCGCATGGCCTGGGCCCGGTCCCGTACGAGCTCGGTCGGACGGCCCGGCGGCAGCAGTTCGGCCGCCGTGAGCAGCCCGGTCACCGGGGTGCGCAGCTCGTGCGCGATGTCCGCGGTGACCCGCCGTTCCGCCTCGATCCGCTCGTTGAGCGCGTCGGTCAGGGCGTCGACCGCCCACGCCAGGTCGTCGGTCTCGTCGCGTACGACCCCGCCGACGGCCTCCCTGACCCGGACGTCCGTGTTCCCCTGGGCGACCCGGCCGGCCGCGACGGCGGCCTTCCGCAGCCGCCGGGAGAGCTGGCCGCCGATGAGCACGCCCAGCGCGCAGCCGCCGAAGACCACCGAGACCGAGCCGATGACGAGGGCCCGGTCCAGATC is part of the Streptomyces sp. NBC_00250 genome and harbors:
- the cseC gene encoding two-component system sensor histidine kinase CseC encodes the protein MKLLPLRTGVRWKIAVAIAAVGALIAVTLSVVVHNAARISMLDNAREVQMERLLFAQRMYETSKPKEPRFGTKINDPSLPAQLDQLMRDKRRGTYVQEHRHGGPPDVWAAVPLANGDVLSLHIPFADRSATIMNDLDRALVIGSVSVVFGGCALGVLIGGQLSRRLRKAAVAAGRVAQGNTDVRVREAVGGVVRDETDDLAWAVDALTDALNERIEAERRVTADIAHELRTPVTGLLTAAELLPPGRPTELVRDRAQAMRTLVEDVLEVARLDSASERAELQEIALGEFVERRMRALDPEVVVRVVHDSWVNTDPRRLERVLGNLLANAAKHGKPPVEVTVEGRVVRVRDHGPGFPEALLKEGPSRFRTGTSDRAGQGHGLGLTIAAGQARVLGARLTFRNVASEAAPNGVGGAIAVLWLPDHAPTNTGSFPILRPAD
- a CDS encoding MDR family MFS transporter, which gives rise to MTTQQATAKPAQGESETQPRSVRVVLLALMIAMLLAMLDNMIIGTAMPTIVGELGGLEHLSWVVTAYTLATAASTPLWGKVGDMFGRKGVFLTSIVIFLIGSALSGMAQDMGQLIGFRTIQGLGAGGLMVGVMAIIGDLIPPRERGKYQGMMAGVMALAMIGGPLVGGTITDHWGWRWSFYINLPLGAVALAMVSTVLHLPKKQRATGTRIDFLGAALLTVGITAIVLVTTWGGTEYAWSSATIVGLAVGGAAALAAFLWVETKAEDPIMPLHIFRSRNFTLMSLIGFITGFVMFGAVLYLPIFQQSVQGASATNSGLLLLPMLLAMMVVSLVVGRFTTSTGKYKIFPIAGGVLMTVGLFLLSTMDTGSSRLTSGIYMAVLGAGMGFMMQITMLVAQNSVEMKDMGVASSSTTLFRTLGSSFGVAIMGALFTSRVQDEMATQGGSGLTERTAQLDAASLAKLPAALREAYQEAVASGTHGAFLLAGAVSVLAFVFALFVKEVALRGAGPATAPKAAAGDDEVKVAETV